From Poecile atricapillus isolate bPoeAtr1 chromosome Z, bPoeAtr1.hap1, whole genome shotgun sequence, one genomic window encodes:
- the MOCS2 gene encoding molybdopterin synthase catalytic subunit → MEESEDVPKDFIKLKFEKLSVDEVSELVVSPYCGAVSLFIGTTRNNFEGKKVIRLEYEAYTSMAETEIKKICRDVRQKWPSVKHIAVHHRLGVVPITEASVIIAVSSPHRAESLEAVMYCINTLKASVPIWKKEIYEDEYSWKENKECFWANSEK, encoded by the exons ATGGAAGAAAGCGAAGATGTGCCAAAAGATTTTATCAAGCTCAAGTTTGAAAAGCTGTCTGTAGATGAAGTGTCAGAGCTGGTTGTTTCACCATACTGTGGGGCAGTGTCTCTGTTCATTG GTACTacaagaaataattttgaaggaaaaaaagtgattcGCTTAGAATATGAAGCATATACTTCAATGGCAGagactgaaataaagaaaatctgcAGAGATGTTAGACAGAAATGGCCTTCAGTCAAACATATTGCAGTGCACCACAGACTTGG TGTGGTTCCAATAACTGAAGCAAGTGTAATTATTGCAGTCTCCTCTCCACACAGAGCAGAATCCCTTGAAGCTGTAATGTACTGCATCAATACCTTAAAAGCATCCGTCCCAATATGGAAAAAG GAGATTTATGAGGATGAATAttcttggaaagaaaacaaggaatgctTTTGggcaaattcagaaaaataa
- the LOC131573120 gene encoding uncharacterized protein LOC131573120, which translates to MFNRCKAVDALCLRTSAIPMAAGLLSPPENSACKVPFPTLHPEFWSKAEASPTFATTRTGEESTLPDRQPERARGPARPQGAVRARRRSPGRRRRRGPAAEGSSPRDGGSMRCQVSVLYFARSAELAGLRSETLSVPREITSLQLWEEIVKVHPRLAVIRDQVVFAVRQEYVLLGDQLLVLQPGDEVAIIPPISGG; encoded by the exons ATGTTCAACAGGTGCAAGGCTGTGGACGCGTTATGTTTGCGAACCTCTGCAATCCCGATGGCAGCGGGGCTCTTGAGTCCCCCTGAAAACTCGGCTTGTAAAGTGCCGTTCCCAACACTGCACCCTGAGTTTTGGAGCAAAGCCGAGGCCTCTCCCACCTTCGCCACCACCCGTACGGGGGAGGAATCCACGCTGCCCGACCGGCAGCCGGAGCGGGCCCGCGGCCCGGCCAGGCCGCAGGGGGCGGTCCGGGCCCGGCGCCGCTCGCCCGGGCGCAGGCGCCGCCGTGGGCCCGCGGCGGAGGGCAGCTCGCCCCGGGACGGCGGCTCCATGCGCTGCCAG GTCTCGGTGCTGTATTTCGCCAGGAGCGCGGAGCTGGCGGGGCTGCGCTCTGAGACCCTCTCGGTGCCACGGGAGATCacctctctgcagctctgggaggagATCGTCAAGGTCCACCCCAG GCTTGCTGTCATCCGGGATCAAGTGGTATTTGCCGTTCGGCAGGAGTACGTTCTTCTTGGAGATCAGCTGCTGGTCCTGCAGCCTGGAGACGAGGTTGCCATCATCCCACCAATTAGTGGAGGCTGA